In the genome of Xiphias gladius isolate SHS-SW01 ecotype Sanya breed wild chromosome 18, ASM1685928v1, whole genome shotgun sequence, the window CTTCCTTGCTTTTCCTTTGTAGTGGCTGCAGAGCCAACGCGCTATCATCTTCATTATTCTACCGAgcaacagagaggagggggctCATCGAGGTCCGTCTGTCTGTGGCTGCAGGTGAGCCTGTATGTCGAAGACATACAGCGGCagtgctttgtgtgtctgttttttgtttggccCTTCACACATCCGTGAAGCTTGGATCGAGTATCAGATCAGTCGTGTAGGCGTGTTAGAGAGAAATagattgagaaagagagattggTGTGTTCTGGTTCTTTCTCAGTGGTTTTccatttcatctctctctctctctctcactctcctttcACCTGCTTCCCTCCCCTCCACTTTCTGGTCCGAACCAGGTAAGTGGACCGGACTTCCTCCTGGGCACAAGCCCGAGTCTAAACCATCCCAGAATGCTTTACGTTTGAGGTCCCTGGTCTGCCAGATGCTGCCGTGCTTCCCTGGACCCTCATCTTGATCCAGTCAAAAACAaggtagagacagacaaacaacacGGAAAGCATACTGTGCCTACTACTAATTCGGTGATCAGCGTAATGGAGACCAATGAGCCattgttaaaaaacacaattgttCTATCAACCGAGACTTAAGACGGCAATACCTCTAATAGACTTTCTCCTCAGAGTCCTCTCCCAGATCTTTAAGTCAGCTTTCCCAACTGAAGGAAGGAAGCAGCGTAACAGTCTATTGTGATTAAATGTCATGCATATTTGTGTCATGTTATTGTGGGTGTTTGATTAATGAACAATTCACATCTGTGAACAGAGCATTCAACAGATTACTCACGTTCGAGTATTCCATGAGAGATGTCTGTTTTTCGATGCTTCTGAGTACCACTCCTGAACTTCTACATCAGGTGATCGGTGGTAAAGTGAAGTACCGTATGACAAATGGATGTCAAACTGTTAATACTTAATAGTGATCAGTTAAATGTCGACCAGCACTTGTAATTCATCTCAAAATGTGGATTTAATTTATGCGAAAATGTGCTTAGTCTACGAGCATCCCAACTTGTTTAAATGTCTGCCCTCAACTTCCATAACACATTTTGTCTCCTTGAAGATATTCATGCTAAACATCGACTCCTAAATTCGGTCTGTCCCTCAGGTTACTGCCGTATCAGCAGCTGcttcacatgtacagtatctttTTTAGGCTCTTTGTTATCAGGCTACATGTGTATCTGCCGCTGCATCTGAACCAGTCTTTTGTTCTCTCAAATCTTTGCGTTTCAGTTACTCTAACTGAAATGATTCTTGAATCCCCTACAGGGATTCCTGCTCGTACCACATCCGCCATAATGGAGAATGACCACTTTTTGGTCACCAAGTGCTAATTTTCCTAGTtcttttccactgttttctaaTATTAGCTTTGTTTTCACCTATTTCATAGATTCAAGGGGGTTTTCACGCCACAAGAGGGAGTCGGTTGTCAGAAGTGCCCCCCTTGGAAGCTGGTTTCAGATGGTGGCTTAGAGTATTGTCACCTATCTAGCAccatttgaaatcagtgttctTGGGGTGGGAAGTGTGTTTGACTGAACAGCAACAGGCAGCAGCCAAGTGTCCCGAGAGGTGTCCAGTGATTGAGGTAAAAGGAAAAACGTCACCTGGAAGGTATGACTCCCAGAAGTGCCGCTCAGTGGGCGACAAACCACCGGCCCACTGATGTTTTGACAGCTCAAGCTCTTTGTCCTCTCTCCAAGGTTGACCGATTTCTTTTGGTGTTCagagtctgtttttgtttctagCACCATTTGAAATCGGTTACAGTGAAGGACAGATCTCGTCTTACCTTGAGGAGGATTTTGCAActaggctgttttttttattttttattttactgactGTGCATTGACCGTAGTGAAATTTTGTCACATTACCGCTTTAAGTCAAGAAAGAAAACCTTTGAGAATGGAGTTCTCCACCCAGGATCTCATTGATATCTAGATTGATTTTTGCATTGGAGGAAGAAGTATTctgatcctttacttaagtaaaagtaacagtaccacaatgtaaaaatactcaatacaCAAAGACTAAAGTCCTGCATTTTAAAGTCAGTAAAAAAATCTAAGTATTAATAgcaaaatgtattgttttgcaTGTAGCATCCGCAAAGATAGACATCCCTTATGTTTCTCTACATCTACAAATAACAGTAAAATCAAGTGTCCAgtcaaaagtacagtatttgtatctgaaatgtagtgatgtAAGTATAGAGaaagatcaaattaaaattgtaCTAAGGTACTGTATTCAAGTAAGTGTATTTTTGACTTATGACATTCCACCACATGATGCTTGTCTGCCAACTAGATCAAGGGATCATTTGAACaattttccagtctctgttAAATTAACTAGGTGGCACTGAAATATTGCATCAGAGGAATTATTTTTTCGATTAGTCTGCGTGCCCACAGGTGGTAtttcagttacatttacagtagCTATTGAGTGTTTCTATTTCAATTATCATTGTTAAAAGATGTTTTCTTGAAACTTGCTTAAAATATCTGGGACATCAGGggctttgaattaaaaaaaaactgtaatcaaTCACGTCCACAACTATTCATTTTAACATCTATAAGCCTTTTAAGTGAATATTTATTCTATTGCTTCACATTAGATTTATAGTAAACAGTGCTGATTAAGGCTGCATTTTTATAggagctttttgttttgtgtttatttttctgtatactgtatgtcagatGGATTGGCTGTAAcgtgaataaaataaaactggataTGGAATTAAATGTGATACAGTAGTTTTCATATATTTGTTGAATATCAAGAGCACATCCAGttgtctgcttttctctgtaCCTCATTATAGGCTCTTTTCTTACTCACTGCATTGGAACATGCATGATATACAAAATGATATATGTAACAACAGAATATATACGAAGGCACTGACAAGTATTTTATTAAGTGAGTTGAGTTTCATTTGCTTGAGAGCAAATTCCTAAATGTTGTTCAAATGAGCTTTAGTCATGATAAGCAAAGGTTGTGTACACAGTGTATCTGCACATTCAAGTATATGATGAACACAGTGGTGAGTCTTGTcttctcagttttatttcatcGATTATAAAAAAGGTAGTGCAAATATGAAGGCAGTTTTATTCCTGGCTCACGATAAATACAAAAACTAATGTTCtgacacacattttattttaagataaatAGCCAAGCAAGTGCAACATGTTCAGATCAGTCTATACTTCATATAACCACTGACACAATACCTGTGTCTACTGATCTTAAAATATTTCCCCGTTTTCAGGGTAGTGTGGGGTCAACAAATATTAAATTGAAATTGACACTCTGAAAGACaaacctgcaaaacaaataatttaaagtggagaagaaaaaaaaaaaagatttctatTTCTGTCAGGGAAAATTATTTAACTGAATTTGGTAAGGTGccaacattaaatattaattactTAGTATAAACCTTAAACTAAGGTGGGCCCATAATTAAGCCTTCACTGACTGACACCAACAAAGTAGATTGATATGCAATTCACAGGCAAACAATTCACACGAGCTAAAAAACACAGCTATTTGCATTAAGGCATATGACACGTCTTATTTCAGGCACTATGCTAGGGACTGTTTTTACAGATCCCACTCTTCTCTGTGTAATGGTGGAAGTTGAATTTACAAGACTGGAGGACTGGCTTATCGGTTAGGAGCCTGTGTGTCATACATACAAGATTTTTCCGGGGAATCAACAAGTTCCGTTACAGCTACACAAATGCTGTAATATCTGATATAAATCAACAGCTACAGATGTGTCCAGTGTGATTTTAAACATCAAGctaaacttttgttttaaaaacaaaaactaatccCAACTGCTGCATTTAAAAGGTCAACCATGCAAGCGTTCTTTATCGATAATGCTTATTTCAAGCCATTGGTGTAGCTGAAGCTATAATGGTCTGTGTGAGTTGTGGTCTGACCTAGAGTGTATTAGGTGGAGCTTAAGCTTCTCTGATAAACATGAAATCTCATTCCCTCGTAATTAAAGAACCGAACAACCATTTGGATGTTGCAAAGGATGGTATCCTACAACACCGCTGGATGGAATTTTATACAACAGGAAGGAGTAGTTAAGGGTGGTCTATCAAAGTTGCTCCTTGAAGCATAAACTACGGATTGAGAAGAATTTGCTGAGGTTTCTGAATCTCAGATCAGCATTCAGAAACTGATTTTTGCAGGGTCTCACAAGCCTGTGCCATCCACATGCACTTGGAGAGCGTAGTACATTCTAACTTTTCCAGTGGCATTCCTCAAATGATTTTCACATCCAGCAGTATTGGACCAGCAGGACTGCGGTGCTTACTgcagggaaaaggaggaggaaagaaaactaGTGTAAATGAGACGTTTttagatgaaataaaaagccCTAACAGCCctgtgaaagaagaaaaaaaattaataaacattatTTGTGAAGCTTTTAAAGAGAAGTAGCCAAGGCAGTTGTCCAACTGTCCAACCAAGAGGTTAGGCCGGCAGCCCAGGATAATGTGGAAGAGGGAATAAAAACAGTCACCTTGAAcattaatacaataatacagCATAGCATCGAAACGCAGAATGAAATCATATGCAATGATCTGCCTTCAGAATAACATACTGTTCTTGCATATCTCATCATTATCTATTCATCTGGCATACATGAGTTCAAGTGTGCTTAGTGGTCCATCTTCTTACCGAGAGTGGTACTCCCTCTCCATGTTTTGTAGCCTCATTGACAGGATAGCCTCTCTGAGAGCTGTAACCCAATAATGACTGGTCAACATTACTGCTTATGTATGACCCAGCAGGTGGGAGGCTGGGAGAATTTGAGCAAGTCTAGAGAAACACCATCTTCACCCACAAGACCATAGACCACCCTTCTACAAAAGAATgccacatgtaaaaaaaacgCACACAGCCCTGTCTGCTGCTACCCAAATACCTCTCACAGCTGAAATTTCCAAATTTGTGTGGGTGGACAGTTTGAGATGCAAAATACTACCCGTTCATTTCTGATAGCAGAAATCAACGGGTCACCACAGCATCATCAAGGACGCAGTCATTATTGCATGTGGAGTTTGTTGTTACACTCCAACAAAAGTCCAAATAGCTGTTTTATATTCCTATCATTGGACCCTGTTTaccaaaaatttaaatgatattactgagggaaaaaaacaaaacaaaacattaaaaaagtattCACATGGTACATGTGGTCttcaccttgttttttttttttttaattaaaaaaatgtgaagggCCTTTTCTGCATATATGGCTAAAAAACAccaccaaaatgtcaaatgttttaatCCTACTTCAATGACGATCTTATGGAGCCAAATTCAGCCAAAAGGGCCTCAAGTTGTGAAGTTTAGATGCATAGTTAAGTTTCAAAACATTGTAAAAAGTTGTGCGACCAGAATCAGTAATTGTGATACTCTCTTGTACAGCGAGTTAGGCGTTGCACACAAATAACTCTGCCCCAACAGGAAACAAAAGGCGTTTCCTCAGAAAGATTTCCAGAAATGTGTTGTAAAAGCAACCACTAAGTTCTAAGTTTCCTTTTTGGTCATCTAAATGTGTGACATCCATGGAAACAGAATAAGAGCCAATAAACACAACCAagtattaatatttataaaacGTATGCATAAAGGAAtagaaagaaatcaaataacGAAACCCCTTAATACTTAAACCTGCTTTATCATCTACATGTTGCATTTGGCAGACCTGcacatttgaatgtgtttgtcaaCAGATAATTAAAACTCCTATAAAAGGCACTTGGGGCAGAGCTCTCGGTACCGAGTGCCCGACAGCTCTGTGCAGGAGAGTACTTTTAGGGGTTGTTACAATGCCCCCTTATGACAACGTTGACACTGTGGTAGAGCAAAACCTTAGCCAAAGAGCCTTACAAATGCATGCAACTTCAAATTGCAAtacctgacagacagaaagcttAGACAGTGTGAAAATGCTGGCCAAATACAAAGCACGGACACACATACGAAAGGTTGGAGAAGCCAAGGAAGACAACGAGCAGTGTTACTGGTTGGTCTGAGATACAAACGACAACATGGAGAAGCCATTTCAAGGGTTAGTCTGCACAGTTGAATAAAGCAACATTTTacccttgttttttcctgaaGAATGCCGGAACTCCAAAGTAATAGCATCCAAAACAAGTGAGGATGGCACCAATACCAATGATAGCTACTTTGATGGGACAAAAATGGAGATGTTGAAGATGGTAATGATAAAAAGGATGATCGGCCGTGAGACCAACAAATGTATTGCCACTGAAGTGCCTGACACCGTCCTGACATGAAAAAAGTTAAACTGGTAATGCCAAAAGACTTTTCTTTTATGAAATTACTGAAACAAAACTATTGCAACTCATTAATGATTATGTAAACCTTGCATGCACATTCTAAAGCAAAACGGATATtatatacaaaaaaacacaaagcacagttAAGTGACAAAGTCACACAACCAGCTGTTACTGCATGAGTATATTCTAATGGCTGAATGGATCACTTTGTTCTTATTTGTTAACCCAAATACGAACATGATGCCCTCTGAAGAATTCCATAGTCTACTGTAATATAAACACGCTGTTCTTCTGAGGTCAACATGATCATATTTTGGGCCAACATTATCTCTTTACATTCTTGATCTCTGTTCAAGGATGAAAGTTGTAACTTGAAACCTACCCGGAATAGCAATACCCAGCGTCGTAGACAAATTGTTTGTAGAgtctgtaaaaaattaaaaaaagagagagagagagagagagagagagagagagagagagagagagagagagagagagagagagagagagagagagagaaagatgagggcAGGGAAGGGGACCGGAATGAATCTAACATAACACATTACTCTGATGTTTTACCAGGTGTATCCCTTGGGACAGGAGCAGCTGAAGCAGAGAAGTACGGTTAGAACACTAAAAATCAAGTCCATCCTCTGTATCTTACGCTGACATATCATCTAGGGCTGAGTaatgttttgagaaaatgttGTTGAGGTATAGAACATTATGTTGTGATCAGTTGTTTAGCACTGGCTAGTGTGTTGCAACTGCTGTAATTAAGGGTGCTttacatacacagtattttgaGAAATTTCTATGTTCTGTGTTAAATCTGTATAAATGCAACACGGTATCATtagaaaatcttaaaaaaaaaaaaaaaaaaaagtgtactaGTGGTTCATGTGATGTGATATTAAATGTTACAtcatttcaaagtgttttgaaaCCAGTCAGAATAGTGTGTTAGCCAGCCAACTGGACTTTGTTACGCTGTAAATTGCACTCTCCTGCAAGGTCAAAACTGCAAAACTTTGCTCAGCCCAACTACGAACAGATGCACAAAAACATTGGTGTTACCGACAGATTTCTAGGTAAACCAAAATGATGTAATTATTATAAATGAGAAGTGGGCAATATTGACAAAAATCCGCCTTCAGGGTGTATGTAAATTTCTACTGATATACAGACTATATGATATATCATAGTATAGTATCATTttaaggagagagaaaaaaaaaaaaaaaatcaagcaggACACAGTTTATGGATTAAAAAACCAGATGGGAATGTCGTTTTGACGAATCTAATGAATTCAATATCTTACAAATCaaggtacagtacagtaattcATCACAgtcatgcaggaaaaaaaaaaaaatatatagaaatgtaGTATTTGTATTAAACGGTCGTGGTCATTGTAAACAGCTACAACCTCTCACCAATAGCCATAGCGCCCAAGTCTGTGTTACCTACGAGCAAGTAATATGAGCAGTATATAAAAGCTTGTTTATACTTCTTACATACCATCACTGAGATCATTCAACTGTCATTCCTTGTCACAATGACAGCATTTTGATTCCAGATATAATCAGTAATTTTGACACTTTAAATAGTttagggtttttgttttgtttttttaaaccagtcttatggggtttttttggcaaaaaaaacaaaaaaaaaacatggaaatttatttattaacatgAACTCTACCTGTTGGTTTCACGGTtgcagtattagtagtagtggtggtggtggtggtggtggtggtggtggtggtggtgatgggtTTACCTTTTGGATTCTTTGTTGAAGGcacagcagtggtggtggtggtggtggtggtggcttTAGGTGTGGTTGCTAttactggaaaaacaaaggagaaatcAGGACAGTGCCACTGACATCAGGGATTTgctaaaaatcacacacatacagttatTGACTTTAATTATGTTATTGATTCATGATTAAGAGGCTGTAGAAACTACTTCATATCCATttgccccacacacacacacagtattttaaacaGACGAAAATATCCGTACTGCTACAGTAACTTTTTATATCTTTTCGGTAATTTGCAGTTTCTGTTTCCAGTTCATGTTGCTGTTTTATGTTGAAAACTTGTAGTTGTGTGCTAATTCAAATGCACTGCATTGTTCCAGCATTATGTGGGAAGCACATGCATACCTGCATATTAGAAATTTGTTGTGAAGTAATCGGGCCCTCACTCCCTTTCTAAGACTTCTTCCCATAAACAAACGAGGGTAAAATATTGCACAGCAGCATGGTCTCCTCTGAAAGTTATGCTCAAACATTTAGCCAATATTCTTATCATGGTGCTCTAATAAATCCTTAACggttttaaaaatctgccatCATGCTACAGCTTAACAACTTCCACAGAAATACACATCCAACTGTGAGAAATCTTTCATGCACTACAGCCTTGTGGAAAGTCCATAACAAACACACTAACTTTTTCCTTCATATCTAAGGGCATATTTATCTATAatctttttgaaatgtatttggCCAACAAACGATGTGTGGGAGAAGACTTGcatttgatttaatgaaattatCCTGGAGTTTTAAATAGTAGTAGTCATTTCATAACATGAATAAAGGGTACTTTCGAGTGAGAGCGAAAATAACAGTTTTCAAATGGTGGTGTTATAactacttgaaaaaaaaaaaagttatctgaTTTAACTACTCACATTTTGGAATGTAATTATCTGAAATTAGTATAAAATCACATTCAAACGTAACAGGTTAATTAAACTTTACAGATCTAGTGTGGTAATtagtaaaagtagtaattttCATTTACGACTTACATTTACATTGCGGAAGTTCAGGTGaccattttccatttatttcacatgTCATGGTACGGGCTCCTATCATAACGTATCCAGGTCTGCACTTGTATGTCACCGTAGACAAGTATTTATGAGGTTTTCGAGAACCCTCAATCCAGTCAGCATGTTCAATAACAGGATCTTCACATTCAACCACTGCAGGCAGAGAAATTGGAAATTAGCACAGATGTCCAGAATAACCTACTCCATAGTAGGTGAGAGTATCACTCACAGCTGAGATTACATGTTGACAAAGCTGGGACAAATCAATTTGGAACACTTACTGATACAGCTTGGAGGATTAGGCTGGAATGTTCCATCTTCTGAACAAGTTACTGATTTTGATCCATTTAGTACGtaatttttttcacaactgTACTGTACAGCTTCTCTATAATCATAGgactcttctttttttggacTGAAATCACCATTAGCGATTGTGGGTGGCGGATCACAAGTCATCACTACAGGATAAAAATGACATCTATTAGAATGGCAATAgactttttcagaaatattttttgtaatcttTATATCAAAATGAGTTTTTTGTTTAGTCGTGTGCCTtgtattaacacacacagattacCAACCTTCACATGTAGGCAACCTTGACCCCCACCCTTTATCTTCACAAATGATTTGAGACTTGCCAACCAACCTGTAACTAATTAaggtggttaaaaaaaaaaaaaaaaagagttagaCTTCAGACAACAAATTTCAAGAAGGATCTATGTTAGCCCTTGCATTTCACATGACACCACTGAACAGTAAGCAAGTCCTCCTGAATACCCACTTTGACtggaattaattattttttgatcGGGAAACATAACGGGTGCTTGACAATACGCTACTCACGatcacattttataaagtaATTCTCTGAACTTAAACCATCAGAGTTATTGGTTCAGTACTAACCCAGAGTTGCACTGGACCACAAGTTTGTCACCAAACTGAGTCCCTTCAGGATAATCAACGATTCCATTTGAAACGTCTCCAAGAGGGCCACAGTTCtttcctgaaaaaagaaaactctcaTAAAGATTCGATTCCTGCCTTAAAAATGATTGGATAACATTATGCACAAACGACTCAACAGACTGATCACCAGAGATTACCAGTCACTCATCTAGCAGAGCATTCATATGTTGGAAAGAGATTATTTACTAAAGGGGTCCATATCAGAGAAAACTGgttgtgaaatatttcagcttttagtaatgtgaatgtaaaaatcAAGTGCTAATACCCACTCTCGCACTTCAGCAACACTCTACTCCAGTTGCCAGAACTACAAGTAATGGTTGCAGACCCTCCTGCAGACTGGTAGCCAACAGTACAGACTACATTAAGTGATGTCCCATCAGAGAATGTTTCTTTAACAATGTCCGCGTCCTTCAAACTCATGGTGGGTCCTAGCACGGGTTTGGGACAGTCTTGAGctataatgaaaaaagaaagaaagagaaaggacgTCAACTTAAGACCAGCCACCAGCTTGTGTATCTAATCGGACATCTGTCACTGTTAGCTTATCCACACTGCCACTCACCTCGAGCCGTAATGGCAAGGCCAAGGCTGCTCAGTAGAAGGAAGGAAGTGACACACATGACGGGATCTTGCGAGCGTGACTGAAGTCAATGAGCCGTTTCTGGTAAAGAAAGACGTAAATGTAAGTACGACAGCTGGAGTATTAACTTACCGACGATTCCGTTCGGGCACGGCTGTCTCCGCGGACCAGAATTAATTACTGAAGCTATGGTTAACGCGTATCGGTAACAGTCGAGTTACACTCGAACATCACTATTAAGTCGGTttaggttaaaaataaaaaacccaatatcagaaataatgacaaatatttAGTCGAAAATGTATGCAGATTGTCCACCGGCTAATCTTTGTAGGTTTACGTAGTTGAGAAAACACCGAGCCGAACGCCATTCAAAATATGTCAATATTAGCTAGCTAATGTCACACTACGTATGTAGCTCGTCTTACTTTGCGACTTCACGACTTATCCGAAGCGACGGGTTCGACCGGCAAATTC includes:
- the LOC120804004 gene encoding complement receptor type 1-like isoform X6, with the protein product MCVTSFLLLSSLGLAITARAQDCPKPVLGPTMSLKDADIVKETFSDGTSLNVVCTVGYQSAGGSATITCSSGNWSRVLLKCERKNCGPLGDVSNGIVDYPEGTQFGDKLVVQCNSGYRLVGKSQIICEDKGWGSRLPTCEVMTCDPPPTIANGDFSPKKEESYDYREAVQYSCEKNYVLNGSKSVTCSEDGTFQPNPPSCIMVECEDPVIEHADWIEGSRKPHKYLSTVTYKCRPGYVMIGARTMTCEINGKWSPELPQCKLIATTPKATTTTTTTTAVPSTKNPKGKPITTTTTTTTTTTTTTTNTATVKPTDSTNNLSTTLGIAIPALREAILSMRLQNMEREYHSRKHRSPAGPILLDVKII
- the LOC120804004 gene encoding complement receptor type 1-like isoform X5, whose translation is MCVTSFLLLSSLGLAITARAQDCPKPVLGPTMSLKDADIVKETFSDGTSLNVVCTVGYQSAGGSATITCSSGNWSRVLLKCERKNCGPLGDVSNGIVDYPEGTQFGDKLVVQCNSGYRLVGKSQIICEDKGWGSRLPTCEVMTCDPPPTIANGDFSPKKEESYDYREAVQYSCEKNYVLNGSKSVTCSEDGTFQPNPPSCIMVECEDPVIEHADWIEGSRKPHKYLSTVTYKCRPGYVMIGARTMTCEINGKWSPELPQCKLIATTPKATTTTTTTTAVPSTKNPKGKPITTTTTTTTTTTTTTTNTATVKPTDSTNNLSTTLGIAIPAIIGIGAILTCFGCYYFGVPAFFRKKQGKHRSPAGPILLDVKII
- the LOC120804004 gene encoding complement receptor type 1-like isoform X9, which encodes MCVTSFLLLSSLGLAITARAQDCPKPVLGPTMSLKDADIVKETFSDGTSLNVVCTVGYQSAGGSATITCSSGNWSRVLLKCERKNCGPLGDVSNGIVDYPEGTQFGDKLVVQCNSGYRLVGKSQIICEDKGWGSRLPTCEVMTCDPPPTIANGDFSPKKEESYDYREAVQYSCEKNYVLNGSKSVTCSEDGTFQPNPPSCIMVECEDPVIEHADWIEGSRKPHKYLSTVTYKCRPGYVMIGARTMTCEINGKWSPELPQCKLIATTPKATTTTTTTTAVPSTKNPKGKPITTTTTTTTTTTTTTTNTATVKPTDSTNNLSTTLGIAIPVSTAVLLVQYCWM
- the LOC120804004 gene encoding complement receptor type 1-like isoform X7, with the protein product MCVTSFLLLSSLGLAITARAQDCPKPVLGPTMSLKDADIVKETFSDGTSLNVVCTVGYQSAGGSATITCSSGNWSRVLLKCERKNCGPLGDVSNGIVDYPEGTQFGDKLVVQCNSGYRLVGKSQIICEDKGWGSRLPTCEVMTCDPPPTIANGDFSPKKEESYDYREAVQYSCEKNYVLNGSKSVTCSEDGTFQPNPPSCIMVECEDPVIEHADWIEGSRKPHKYLSTVTYKCRPGYVMIGARTMTCEINGKWSPELPQCKLIATTPKATTTTTTTTAVPSTKNPKDSTNNLSTTLGIAIPVAIIGIGAILTCFGCYYFGVPAFFRKKQGSQRGYPVNEATKHGEGVPLSVRRWTTKHT
- the LOC120804004 gene encoding complement receptor type 1-like isoform X11 — protein: MCVTSFLLLSSLGLAITARAQDCPKPVLGPTMSLKDADIVKETFSDGTSLNVVCTVGYQSAGGSATITCSSGNWSRVLLKCERKNCGPLGDVSNGIVDYPEGTQFGDKLVVQCNSGYRLVGKSQIICEDKGWGSRLPTCEVMTCDPPPTIANGDFSPKKEESYDYREAVQYSCEKNYVLNGSKSVTCSEDGTFQPNPPSCIMVECEDPVIEHADWIEGSRKPHKYLSTVTYKCRPGYVMIGARTMTCEINGKWSPELPQCKLIATTPKATTTTTTTTAVPSTKNPKDSTNNLSTTLGIAIPVSTAVLLVQYCWM
- the LOC120804004 gene encoding complement receptor type 1-like isoform X3 — protein: MCVTSFLLLSSLGLAITARAQDCPKPVLGPTMSLKDADIVKETFSDGTSLNVVCTVGYQSAGGSATITCSSGNWSRVLLKCERKNCGPLGDVSNGIVDYPEGTQFGDKLVVQCNSGYRLVGKSQIICEDKGWGSRLPTCEVMTCDPPPTIANGDFSPKKEESYDYREAVQYSCEKNYVLNGSKSVTCSEDGTFQPNPPSCIMVECEDPVIEHADWIEGSRKPHKYLSTVTYKCRPGYVMIGARTMTCEINGKWSPELPQCKLIATTPKATTTTTTTTAVPSTKNPKGKPITTTTTTTTTTTTTTTNTATVKPTDSTNNLSTTLGIAIPVAIIGIGAILTCFGCYYFGVPAFFRKKQGSQRGYPVNEATKHGEGVPLS
- the LOC120804004 gene encoding complement receptor type 1-like isoform X10, giving the protein MCVTSFLLLSSLGLAITARAQDCPKPVLGPTMSLKDADIVKETFSDGTSLNVVCTVGYQSAGGSATITCSSGNWSRVLLKCERKNCGPLGDVSNGIVDYPEGTQFGDKLVVQCNSGYRLVGKSQIICEDKGWGSRLPTCEVMTCDPPPTIANGDFSPKKEESYDYREAVQYSCEKNYVLNGSKSVTCSEDGTFQPNPPSCIMVECEDPVIEHADWIEGSRKPHKYLSTVTYKCRPGYVMIGARTMTCEINGKWSPELPQCKLIATTPKATTTTTTTTAVPSTKNPKDSTNNLSTTLGIAIPALREAILSMRLQNMEREYHSRKHRSPAGPILLDVKII
- the LOC120804004 gene encoding complement receptor type 1-like isoform X4 — encoded protein: MCVTSFLLLSSLGLAITARAQDCPKPVLGPTMSLKDADIVKETFSDGTSLNVVCTVGYQSAGGSATITCSSGNWSRVLLKCERKNCGPLGDVSNGIVDYPEGTQFGDKLVVQCNSGYRLVGKSQIICEDKGWGSRLPTCEVMTCDPPPTIANGDFSPKKEESYDYREAVQYSCEKNYVLNGSKSVTCSEDGTFQPNPPSCIMVECEDPVIEHADWIEGSRKPHKYLSTVTYKCRPGYVMIGARTMTCEINGKWSPELPQCKLIATTPKATTTTTTTTAVPSTKNPKGKPITTTTTTTTTTTTTTTNTATVKPTDSTNNLSTTLGIAIPVAIIGIGAILTCFGCYYFGVPAFFRKKQGKHRSPAGPILLDVKII
- the LOC120804004 gene encoding complement receptor type 1-like isoform X1, which translates into the protein MCVTSFLLLSSLGLAITARAQDCPKPVLGPTMSLKDADIVKETFSDGTSLNVVCTVGYQSAGGSATITCSSGNWSRVLLKCERKNCGPLGDVSNGIVDYPEGTQFGDKLVVQCNSGYRLVGKSQIICEDKGWGSRLPTCEVMTCDPPPTIANGDFSPKKEESYDYREAVQYSCEKNYVLNGSKSVTCSEDGTFQPNPPSCIMVECEDPVIEHADWIEGSRKPHKYLSTVTYKCRPGYVMIGARTMTCEINGKWSPELPQCKLIATTPKATTTTTTTTAVPSTKNPKGKPITTTTTTTTTTTTTTTNTATVKPTDSTNNLSTTLGIAIPVAIIGIGAILTCFGCYYFGVPAFFRKKQGSQRGYPVNEATKHGEGVPLSVRRWTTKHT
- the LOC120804004 gene encoding complement receptor type 1-like isoform X8; the encoded protein is MCVTSFLLLSSLGLAITARAQDCPKPVLGPTMSLKDADIVKETFSDGTSLNVVCTVGYQSAGGSATITCSSGNWSRVLLKCERKNCGPLGDVSNGIVDYPEGTQFGDKLVVQCNSGYRLVGKSQIICEDKGWGSRLPTCEVMTCDPPPTIANGDFSPKKEESYDYREAVQYSCEKNYVLNGSKSVTCSEDGTFQPNPPSCIMVECEDPVIEHADWIEGSRKPHKYLSTVTYKCRPGYVMIGARTMTCEINGKWSPELPQCKLIATTPKATTTTTTTTAVPSTKNPKDSTNNLSTTLGIAIPAIIGIGAILTCFGCYYFGVPAFFRKKQGSQRGYPVNEATKHGEGVPLSVRRWTTKHT